A region of Nocardioides alkalitolerans DNA encodes the following proteins:
- a CDS encoding sugar ABC transporter ATP-binding protein produces the protein MTPTTRPATPSSRPATGGSPRPLDPPTALRVRGLTKTFGAAQVLRGVDLDVRAGEVHAFIGANGSGKSTTIKVLAGYHDADEASCEVGGETVTLTTRTAKRHDGLRFVHQDLGQVPELSAVDNIALAHGYQRTRFGAIDWKAQRELTRRALARFGTHVDIDEPLAAHSAVVRTELAISAAVHGWEPGQGVLVLDEPTAMLPPTQVERLFEVVRSVRDSGAGVLYVSHRLDEIFALADRVSVIRGGAIVGTYDVADVTADDLADAMVGTRGASTRHVAKATGSGEEDVVLRATGLTGRTMAGIDLELRRGEVLGIAGLVGSGSEEVPYAIAGRLTGPRGGTVTLTDGGSAHDIPLVPGNRIAEGVFLEATVAENLSIGSLGSVSAGPRLSHRRERAVVEDWIRRLGIAAPAADAPISTLSGGNQQKVVIARCLNRAPRILAMSEPTAGVDIATRSRIYDLVATEAAAGLSVVVTSSDPQDLVALCSRVLVVRDGLVVAELVGDEVAEHTIVRAIEGIRAA, from the coding sequence GTGACCCCGACCACACGACCTGCGACGCCGTCGTCCCGTCCCGCCACCGGCGGGTCGCCGCGACCGCTCGACCCGCCGACCGCGCTCCGGGTGCGCGGCCTGACGAAGACGTTCGGCGCGGCCCAGGTGCTGCGCGGCGTCGACCTCGACGTCCGGGCCGGGGAGGTGCACGCGTTCATCGGCGCCAACGGCTCCGGCAAGTCGACGACCATCAAGGTGCTCGCCGGCTACCACGACGCCGACGAGGCCTCCTGCGAGGTGGGCGGCGAGACCGTGACGCTGACGACGCGCACCGCCAAGCGCCACGACGGCCTGCGCTTCGTCCACCAGGACCTCGGTCAGGTCCCCGAGCTCAGCGCCGTCGACAACATCGCGCTCGCGCACGGCTACCAGCGCACCCGCTTCGGTGCCATCGACTGGAAGGCGCAGCGCGAGCTGACCCGCCGCGCCCTCGCCCGGTTCGGCACGCACGTCGACATCGACGAGCCGCTCGCCGCCCACAGCGCCGTCGTGCGCACCGAGCTGGCCATCTCCGCGGCCGTGCACGGCTGGGAGCCGGGGCAGGGCGTCCTCGTGCTCGACGAACCGACGGCGATGCTGCCCCCGACCCAGGTCGAGCGTCTCTTCGAGGTCGTCCGCTCGGTGCGCGACTCGGGTGCCGGGGTGCTCTACGTGTCCCACCGCCTCGACGAGATCTTCGCGCTCGCCGACCGCGTCAGCGTGATCCGCGGCGGCGCGATCGTCGGCACCTACGACGTCGCCGACGTCACCGCCGACGACCTCGCCGACGCGATGGTCGGCACCCGCGGGGCCAGCACCCGCCACGTCGCCAAGGCGACCGGGTCGGGGGAGGAGGACGTCGTGCTCCGCGCCACCGGCCTGACCGGGCGCACCATGGCCGGCATCGACCTCGAGCTCCGTCGCGGCGAGGTGCTCGGCATCGCCGGCCTCGTCGGATCGGGTTCGGAGGAGGTGCCCTACGCCATCGCCGGCCGGCTCACCGGTCCGCGGGGCGGCACCGTCACGCTCACCGACGGCGGGTCGGCGCACGACATCCCGCTCGTGCCCGGCAACCGCATCGCCGAGGGGGTCTTCCTCGAGGCGACGGTGGCCGAGAACCTCTCGATCGGCTCGCTCGGCTCCGTCAGCGCCGGGCCGCGCCTGTCGCACCGGCGCGAGCGGGCGGTCGTCGAGGACTGGATCCGCCGGCTCGGCATCGCGGCTCCCGCCGCGGACGCCCCGATCTCCACGCTCAGCGGCGGCAACCAGCAGAAGGTCGTGATCGCCCGCTGCCTCAACCGGGCTCCCCGGATCCTCGCGATGAGCGAGCCCACGGCCGGCGTGGACATCGCGACCCGGTCCCGCATCTACGACCTCGTCGCCACCGAGGCCGCCGCCGGCCTGAGCGTCGTCGTCACGTCCTCCGACCCCCAGGACCTCGTCGCCCTCTGCTCCCGCGTGCTCGTCGTCCGCGACGGCCTCGTGGTGGCGGAGCTGGTCGGCGACGAGGTCGCCGAGCACACCATCGTCCGCGCCATCGAAGGGATCCGAGCAGCATGA
- a CDS encoding ABC transporter permease translates to MSDLQTGPAHVAAPTAHGVVTDGPGAAGPTTAGAPPEASRPWTRHLAFSNIGAVYVLVALVVLFAVWVPQTFLTSATFYQVLNSNAVTALAALSVIVPLSARVFDLSIGGTITLTGVVVTQLIVKHELGVTAAVAVALLVGILIGVLNAVVVVVLKIDSFIATMASGALLAAFTTMVTGDLDVTGVVLSQGFNEIGQGMVGGVTLPVIYVAVVTAVLWFVLQHTAFGRRMYATGFNKEAARLSGVPTERLRFASLVISGGLAGLAGIVLAGTLAAGSVTAGTPYLLGAFAAAFLGATQLQRGRFNAVGTIIAVLLLGTGIVGLGLAQAPTWSQDLFTGLVLIVALIATRYQRAGAANATTSH, encoded by the coding sequence ATGAGCGACCTCCAGACGGGGCCGGCCCACGTCGCCGCCCCGACCGCCCACGGCGTCGTGACCGACGGCCCCGGCGCAGCCGGCCCGACCACCGCCGGCGCGCCGCCGGAGGCGTCCCGCCCCTGGACCCGGCACCTCGCCTTCTCCAACATCGGCGCCGTCTACGTGCTGGTGGCGCTCGTCGTGCTCTTCGCCGTGTGGGTGCCGCAGACCTTCCTCACGTCGGCGACGTTCTACCAGGTGCTCAACAGCAACGCGGTGACCGCGCTGGCCGCGCTCAGCGTCATCGTGCCGCTGTCGGCGCGGGTCTTCGACCTCTCCATCGGCGGCACCATCACGCTCACCGGGGTCGTGGTGACGCAGCTGATCGTCAAGCACGAGCTGGGGGTCACCGCGGCCGTCGCGGTGGCGCTCCTCGTCGGCATCCTCATCGGCGTGCTCAACGCCGTCGTGGTCGTCGTGCTCAAGATCGACTCGTTCATCGCGACGATGGCCTCCGGCGCCCTGCTCGCCGCCTTCACCACGATGGTGACCGGCGACCTCGACGTCACGGGCGTGGTGCTCTCGCAGGGCTTCAACGAGATCGGCCAGGGCATGGTCGGCGGCGTCACCCTCCCGGTCATCTACGTCGCCGTCGTGACCGCCGTGCTGTGGTTCGTGCTGCAGCACACCGCCTTCGGCCGTCGCATGTACGCCACCGGCTTCAACAAGGAGGCCGCGCGCCTCTCGGGCGTGCCCACCGAGCGGCTCCGCTTCGCCTCGCTCGTCATCTCGGGCGGTCTCGCGGGACTCGCCGGCATCGTCCTCGCGGGCACCCTGGCCGCCGGGTCGGTGACCGCGGGCACGCCGTACCTGCTCGGCGCGTTCGCCGCGGCCTTCCTCGGCGCCACGCAGCTGCAGCGCGGCCGCTTCAACGCGGTCGGCACCATCATCGCCGTGCTGCTCCTGGGCACGGGCATCGTCGGCCTCGGGCTCGCCCAGGCCCCCACCTGGTCGCAGGACCTCTTCACCGGCCTCGTGCTCATCGTCGCCCTCATCGCGACCCGCTACCAGCGGGCCGGTGCGGCGAACGCCACCACGTCGCACTGA